One genomic region from Quercus robur chromosome 4, dhQueRobu3.1, whole genome shotgun sequence encodes:
- the LOC126721910 gene encoding uncharacterized protein LOC126721910, giving the protein MNPENESENEKSSSENAAPLWKYVTRLEKASVGGGNVSFRCNYCEKIFKGSYSRVKAHLLKLPKFGIQACVKVGDEYQNEMQKLEDAFEESSRRLKKPKLVSLPTDSLTSPNLDSRERVGIGNSPLEKAFNSQCREQLDCLIARTFYSAGLPFHFAKNPYWIEMIKFAANNNLAGYVPPGYNKLRTTLLQKEKAHIEKLLRAIKDTWKEKGLSIVSDGWTDVQKRPLINFMATSQKGPIFIKSIDGTKEYKDKHFIADLFLKVVGEVGPQHVVQIITDNASVMKAAGSIVEAEYPHIFWSPCVVHTLNLALKNICAPKYSLQNEDAYNECNWIAQVSDEATFIRIFITNHSMRLAIFNSYSPLKLLAVAETRFASIIIMLKRFFQVKQNLRNMVVSEEWMSYREDDVGKAQTVRDYILNDLWWDKVAYILRFTEPIYEMLRVADTDAPILHKVYEMWDSMIENVKKEIYQHEGKEDYEESPFYNVVHNILIERWTKNCTPLHCLAHSLNPKYYTIKWIEEVRGRVAPHKDAEISVERNKCLKRIFPDPDDRQKVNVEFGLFNSLQAYDEDNMEDRWSYNPMLWWSTYGSTLPLLQTLALKLLEQPCSSSCAERNWSTYGFIHSMRRNRITPKRAEDLVFIHSNLRLLSRRRPEYNSGESKKWDIGGDNWDEPFGGPGLLEIAYLTLDEPEMETSIVENNDYVDDDDVVVL; this is encoded by the exons ATGAATCCTGAAAATGAAAGTGAGAATGAGAAATCATCTTCTGAGAATGCTGCTCCTCTATGGAAATATGTTACTAGATTAGAAAAAGCAAGTGTTGGTGGTGGGAATGTTTCTTTTAGATGTaactattgtgaaaaaattttcaagggGTCTTATTCAAGGGTGAAGGCACACTTGTTAAAATTGCCTAAGTTTGGAATACAAGCATGTGTCAAGGTTGGAGATGAGTATCAAAATGAAATGCAGAAATTAGAAGATGCATTTGAGGAATCTTCGCGTAGATTGAAGAAGCCTAAGTTAGTGTCTTTACCAACTGATTCTCTTACTAGTCCTAATTTGGATAGTAGGGAGA gggttgggATTGGGAATTCTCCTTTGGAGAAGGCTTTTAACAGTCAATGTCGAGAGCAATTAGATTGTCTTATTGCTAGGACATTTTACTCTGCTGGCTTACCCTTTCACTTTGCTAAAAACCCGTATTGGATTGAGATGATCAAGTTTGCAGCTAATAATAATTTAGCGGGTTATGTTCCTCCGGGTTACAATAAATTAAGAACAACTTTGTTGCAAAAAGAGAAGGCACATATTGAGAAGTTGTTGAGGGCAATTAAAGACACTTGGAAAGAAAAGGGTTTAAGTATTGTAAGTGATGGGTGGACAGATGTACAAAAAAGGCCACTTATCAATTTTATGGCTACATCACAGAAAGGGCCAATTTTTATCAAATCCATTGATGGTACCAAAGAGTACAAAGACAAGCACTTCATTGCTGACTTGTTTTTAAAGGTCGTTGGTGAGGTTGGGCCTCAACATGTTGTTCAAATTATTACTGATAATGCGTCTGTTATGAAGGCTGCAGGATCTATTGTTGAAGCTGAATATCCTCATATATTTTGGTCACCTTGTGTTGTGCATACTCTCAATTTGGCTTTGAAGAATATATGTGCACCTAAGTACTCTTTGCAGAATGAGGATGCTTATAATGAATGTAACTGGATTGCACAAGTTTCAGATGAGGCAACTTTCATTCGTATTTTCATCACAAATCATTCTATGAGATTAGcaatttttaattcatattcTCCTTTGAAGTTACTTGCTGTTGCTGAAACACGATTTGCTTCAATAATTATCATGCTTAAAAGATTCtttcaagtaaaacaaaatcttCGAAATATGGTTGTTAGTGAGGAATGGATGTCATATAGAGAAGATGATGTAGGAAAAGCTCAAACTGTGAGGGATTATATTTTGAATGATTTGTGGTGGGACAAGGTTGCATACATTCTAAGATTCACAGAACCTATTTATGAGATGCTTCGAGTGGCTGACACGGATGCACCTATTCTCCATAAGGTGTATGAaatgtgggattccatgatAGAAAATGTGAAGAAAGAAATATACCAACATGAAGGCAAGGAAGACTATGAGGAGTCTCCATTCTATAATGTGGTACACAATATACTTATTGAACGGTGGACTAAAAATTGCACACCACTTCATTGCCTAGCCCACTCCTTGAATCCAAA GTATTATACTATTAAATGGATTGAGGAAGTTAGAGGCCGTGTTGCACCACATAAGGATGCTGAAATTTCAGTGGAGAGAAACAAGTGCCTCAAAAGGATCTTTCCTGATCCTGATGATAGGCAAAAAGTTAATGTGGAGTTTGGTTTGTTTAACTCATTACAGGCTTATGATGAGGATAACATGGAGGATAGGTGGAGCTACAATCCAATGCTTTGGTGGTCAACTTATGGGTCTACTTTACCACTACTTCAAACTTTAGCTCTAAAACTTCTTGAACAGCCTTGCTCATCATCATGTGCTGAGAGGAATTGGAGTACCTATGGCTTCATCCATTCTATGAGGAGGAATAGAATTACTCCTAAACGTGCTGAAGATTTAGTGTTTATTCATTCTAATCTTCGACTTCTTTCAAGGAGGAGGCCCGAGTACAATAGTGGAGAATCTAAGAAGTGGGACATTGGTGGAGATAATTGGGATGAACCATTTGGAGGACCTGGGTTGCTTGAGATTGCTTATCTCACACTAGATGAGCCAGAGATGGAGACAAGTATTGTTGAGAATAATGAttatgttgatgatgatgatgttgttgttCTTTGA